A DNA window from Parabacteroides johnsonii DSM 18315 contains the following coding sequences:
- a CDS encoding type II toxin-antitoxin system RelE/ParE family toxin, translating into MEIRSSKLFKQQVTDLVCYLKVTFGKRIAFRVKSEIEKKVFLLKLFPNMGTVEPLLEEEPLVYRYLVIKHNKILYTVEENYIFIHLLWDCRQDPGHLMELIKDVD; encoded by the coding sequence ATGGAAATTCGGTCAAGCAAACTTTTCAAGCAGCAAGTGACTGACTTGGTTTGTTATTTAAAAGTGACTTTTGGGAAACGGATTGCTTTTCGTGTTAAAAGTGAGATTGAGAAAAAGGTTTTCCTTTTGAAATTATTCCCCAATATGGGGACTGTCGAGCCACTTTTGGAAGAAGAACCTTTGGTCTACCGTTACCTTGTTATTAAGCATAATAAGATACTTTATACGGTCGAAGAAAATTATATATTTATCCATTTGTTGTGGGATTGTAGACAAGATCCCGGTCATTTGATGGAGTTGATAAAAGATGTTGATTAA
- a CDS encoding ribonuclease HII: MLLPYLEANRIEAGCDEAGRGCLAGPVYAAAVILPPDFHNEDLNDSKQLSEKKRYALRPIIEQEAIAWAVGIVTPEEIDRINILKASFLAMHRAIDGLKVKPEHLLIDGNRFTPYPGVKHTTVVKGDGKYLSIAAASILAKTYRDDYMNSLDLEYPAYHWKENKGYPTKAHREAIRECGITPYHRKTFTLLPEQLELKF; encoded by the coding sequence ATGTTACTACCCTATTTAGAAGCAAATCGTATAGAAGCCGGTTGTGATGAGGCCGGTCGTGGATGTTTGGCAGGGCCGGTGTATGCCGCTGCGGTTATCTTGCCACCGGACTTTCATAATGAAGATCTGAATGATAGCAAGCAATTGAGTGAAAAGAAACGCTATGCACTCCGTCCAATTATCGAGCAGGAAGCTATTGCGTGGGCTGTCGGTATCGTCACGCCCGAAGAAATCGACAGGATTAATATCTTGAAAGCTTCTTTTCTTGCCATGCACCGGGCAATTGACGGGTTGAAAGTCAAGCCGGAACATCTGTTGATCGATGGAAACCGTTTTACACCTTATCCTGGTGTCAAACATACGACAGTCGTAAAAGGAGACGGCAAATATCTAAGTATTGCCGCCGCTTCCATCCTGGCAAAAACCTATCGTGACGACTATATGAACAGCCTCGATCTGGAATATCCCGCCTATCATTGGAAGGAAAACAAAGGCTATCCCACAAAAGCCCATCGTGAAGCCATCCGGGAATGCGGGATAACCCCTTATCATCGTAAGACATTTACTTTACTGCCGGAGCAGTTGGAATTGAAGTTCTGA
- a CDS encoding 6-bladed beta-propeller encodes MKNVHSILIMLLLIIAGCGKNNQPANELSTIDVTAKYPYKELILQDFMDVEYIPLETTDEFLCMGSLWGVGKNIIIATNFNNDGNIFIFDRKGKALKRINRKGQGNEEYSSYSRIILDEEKEEIFVNNSFAKKIQVYDLEGNFKRDLLIKKEFSLFEMYNFDKDNLICHDDFPGNTGQSFMLISKQDGSITQEITIPFNEKKSIYVRIEDKTVEGQYFVYSPQCKHPIMPYFNDYILTEYSADTLYQYLPDHTLIPLIARTPSIQSMNPEVILLPSLFTDRYYFMDAIEKTIEFSTTNLLYDKQEKAFFRSKVYNGDYTNEEKVYLNSRRPINGEIPSWQHLEAADLIRDYGRGRLKGKLKEIAAELKEDSNPVIMLIKQKQK; translated from the coding sequence ATGAAAAACGTACATTCTATTTTAATCATGCTCCTGCTCATAATAGCAGGATGTGGAAAGAACAACCAACCGGCAAATGAATTAAGCACGATAGATGTCACAGCAAAATATCCTTATAAAGAATTGATCCTCCAAGATTTTATGGATGTAGAGTATATCCCGTTGGAAACAACAGATGAATTTCTTTGTATGGGTAGTTTGTGGGGAGTCGGCAAGAATATCATAATTGCAACAAATTTCAATAACGATGGCAATATTTTCATCTTCGACAGAAAAGGGAAAGCCCTAAAAAGAATAAACCGAAAAGGGCAAGGCAATGAAGAATACAGTTCCTATTCAAGAATCATTTTAGATGAAGAAAAAGAGGAGATATTCGTCAACAATAGTTTTGCAAAGAAAATACAAGTCTATGACCTGGAAGGAAACTTTAAACGGGACCTTCTGATCAAAAAAGAGTTTTCGCTTTTTGAAATGTACAATTTTGACAAGGATAATTTAATTTGCCATGATGATTTCCCGGGGAATACCGGACAGTCATTCATGCTCATATCCAAGCAGGACGGCAGTATCACCCAAGAAATCACAATTCCTTTTAATGAGAAGAAAAGCATCTATGTCAGGATCGAAGATAAAACGGTAGAGGGTCAATATTTTGTTTATTCTCCTCAATGTAAACACCCGATTATGCCTTATTTTAACGATTATATTTTGACGGAATATTCGGCCGACACCTTGTATCAGTATTTGCCGGATCATACCTTGATACCACTTATCGCAAGAACCCCTTCGATCCAATCCATGAACCCGGAAGTAATTCTTTTACCGAGCCTCTTTACCGACCGTTACTATTTTATGGACGCAATCGAAAAGACAATAGAGTTTTCAACGACTAATTTATTGTACGACAAACAAGAAAAGGCTTTCTTCAGGAGCAAAGTCTATAATGGAGATTATACCAATGAAGAAAAAGTCTACTTAAACTCAAGGAGACCGATAAATGGCGAAATCCCTTCCTGGCAACATTTAGAAGCAGCAGATCTCATTCGGGATTACGGGAGAGGACGGTTAAAAGGTAAATTAAAAGAAATCGCTGCCGAATTGAAAGAAGATTCCAATCCGGTCATCATGCTGATCAAACAGAAACAAAAATAA
- a CDS encoding SufE family protein has protein sequence MTINELQDNVIEEFSDFDDWMDKYALLIDLGNSLPPLEEKYKTESNLIEGCQSRVWLQADYVDGKILFKGESDAVIVKGIVSLLISILSDHTPQEILDADLYFIEKIGLKEHLSPTRSNGLVAMVKQMRMYALAFRTKEQQG, from the coding sequence ATGACAATTAATGAACTTCAGGACAACGTCATCGAAGAGTTTTCGGACTTCGACGACTGGATGGACAAGTATGCGTTACTGATAGACTTAGGTAACTCGCTTCCCCCTTTGGAGGAAAAGTATAAAACAGAGAGCAACCTGATCGAAGGTTGCCAGAGCCGTGTCTGGTTGCAGGCGGATTACGTGGATGGTAAGATCCTGTTTAAAGGCGAGAGCGATGCGGTAATCGTCAAAGGGATCGTCTCCTTGTTGATCAGCATCCTGTCCGACCATACCCCGCAGGAAATACTGGATGCAGACCTATATTTCATTGAAAAGATCGGCCTGAAAGAGCACCTCAGTCCTACCCGCTCGAACGGCCTGGTGGCTATGGTCAAGCAGATGCGCATGTACGCGCTGGCATTCCGCACCAAAGAACAGCAAGGATAA
- a CDS encoding M28 family peptidase, giving the protein MTKLILLLFSMTLFSCGQKGAGETAAPITEVKKASTTTAPSFNADSAYAYVEKQVSFGYRVPNTPAHKACGDYLVSELKRFGAQVYEQEATLKAYDGTPLESRNIIGSFNPDKDKRILLFAHWDTRPYSDHDPDPANHKKPLDGADDGASGVGALLEIARQMGMKAPEVGVDIIFFDAEDYGTPEFAKDRYNDTSDTWCLGSRFWGKNPHKPGYKAEFGILLDMVGAKDAVFYKEYISMKYAARYVDEVWEVARNLGYGKYFINANGGGVTDDHEAVIEETGIPCLDIINHDPNSENGFRDHWHTQNDNMSNIDKNVLKAVGQTVLEVVYNR; this is encoded by the coding sequence ATGACTAAACTGATTTTATTATTATTCTCCATGACCCTGTTTTCATGCGGTCAGAAAGGAGCTGGCGAGACAGCAGCTCCCATTACGGAAGTAAAGAAAGCTTCGACAACAACCGCTCCGTCGTTTAATGCGGACAGTGCCTATGCTTATGTCGAAAAACAGGTATCATTCGGTTACCGCGTCCCGAACACGCCGGCCCACAAGGCTTGTGGCGATTATCTGGTATCCGAGCTGAAACGCTTCGGAGCGCAAGTTTACGAACAAGAGGCTACACTCAAGGCATACGACGGGACTCCGTTGGAATCGCGCAACATCATCGGTTCTTTCAATCCCGACAAAGATAAACGCATCCTGCTTTTCGCCCATTGGGACACGCGTCCTTATTCGGATCACGATCCCGACCCAGCCAACCACAAGAAACCATTGGACGGCGCCGATGATGGTGCAAGCGGCGTAGGCGCCCTGTTGGAAATCGCCCGACAAATGGGAATGAAGGCTCCTGAAGTAGGGGTAGACATCATCTTCTTTGATGCTGAAGACTACGGGACACCCGAATTTGCCAAAGACAGGTACAACGACACGAGCGATACCTGGTGCCTCGGTAGCCGCTTCTGGGGGAAGAACCCGCACAAACCGGGTTACAAAGCCGAGTTTGGTATCCTGCTCGACATGGTCGGAGCCAAAGATGCCGTGTTCTATAAGGAATACATCTCCATGAAATACGCTGCCCGCTATGTGGATGAAGTATGGGAAGTGGCACGTAACTTAGGATATGGCAAATATTTTATCAATGCAAACGGCGGAGGTGTGACAGACGACCATGAAGCGGTCATCGAAGAAACCGGCATTCCTTGCCTGGACATCATCAACCACGATCCGAACTCGGAAAATGGGTTCCGCGACCATTGGCATACACAGAACGACAACATGAGCAATATAGACAAAAACGTACTGAAAGCCGTCGGCCAGACAGTACTCGAAGTTGTATATAACAGATAA
- a CDS encoding gamma-glutamyl-gamma-aminobutyrate hydrolase family protein, whose translation MKLRRPNLEALYREVDHYIPKKESLQPPRIGISANRKDGLSCIAETYVQAVLKAGGAPVLVPVITDIEALTAIVNGLDGLVMSGGGDINPLYIQEEPIPALQDVDTYRDEYDLILLRLAINRQLPIMGICRGHQILNVAFGGDVYQDIHTQHNQKLLKHSQTLPREQVSHSITLSESSSKLRTMLDGENELLVNSFHHQAIKKPAPEFIATATAPDGINEAMEHPEKEIFSVQWHPEAMAANDDEQMLKLFRHHVESSRLFKEAKRIHHRNVTLDSHTDTPMIFPGEFNIGLKEGGKVNLPFMEEGLIDATIMVAYIPQGPRDDASLLKATDFAMNRLQEIHRQMELNRSRMCIAYTPQEVHVLKAAGKKAIMLGVENGYAIGKDIENIARFRKMGVSYITLCHNGSNDICDSARGDAEWNGLSPFGKEVVRKMNESGILVDISHAAESTFYDALETSAYPIIASHSSARALCNHPRNLTDEQLKALAKQGGVAQICLYKGFINEEAEKASLTDAIRHIDHIVDLIGIDHVGIGSDFDGDGELIGCRASNELINITMRLLKEGYTENDIAKIWGGNLLRVMNKAQSAPDNSL comes from the coding sequence ATGAAGCTCCGTCGTCCGAATTTAGAAGCCCTCTACAGAGAAGTAGACCATTATATCCCCAAAAAGGAAAGTCTTCAACCTCCCCGTATAGGAATATCCGCCAATCGGAAAGACGGACTTTCTTGTATAGCAGAAACCTATGTACAGGCGGTACTGAAGGCTGGTGGCGCTCCGGTTCTGGTCCCGGTCATTACAGACATCGAAGCGTTGACGGCAATCGTGAACGGATTGGACGGGCTGGTCATGAGCGGTGGTGGCGATATCAACCCGCTTTACATACAAGAAGAACCGATTCCCGCTCTGCAGGATGTGGATACTTATCGGGATGAATACGATCTGATATTGCTTCGTTTAGCGATCAATCGTCAGTTGCCGATCATGGGAATATGCCGCGGCCACCAGATACTAAACGTCGCATTCGGCGGCGATGTATACCAGGATATCCATACTCAACACAATCAAAAGCTACTGAAACACAGTCAGACACTTCCCCGAGAACAGGTTTCCCATTCCATCACGCTGAGCGAAAGTTCTTCCAAGCTCCGCACCATGTTGGACGGTGAAAATGAACTTTTGGTCAACTCCTTCCATCATCAGGCAATCAAAAAGCCGGCTCCCGAATTTATCGCTACGGCGACAGCTCCCGACGGGATCAATGAAGCGATGGAGCATCCCGAAAAAGAAATATTCAGTGTCCAGTGGCATCCCGAAGCGATGGCAGCCAATGACGACGAACAGATGTTGAAACTTTTCAGGCATCATGTCGAATCGTCCCGCCTGTTCAAAGAGGCCAAACGTATCCACCACCGGAATGTGACGCTCGACTCTCACACCGACACTCCGATGATCTTTCCGGGTGAATTCAACATCGGTTTGAAAGAAGGCGGCAAGGTGAACCTCCCTTTCATGGAAGAGGGACTGATTGACGCGACGATCATGGTCGCCTATATCCCACAGGGACCGAGAGACGATGCTTCACTGCTGAAAGCTACGGACTTCGCCATGAACCGGCTGCAGGAAATACACCGACAGATGGAGCTGAACCGCTCCCGTATGTGCATCGCCTACACGCCACAGGAAGTCCATGTGCTGAAAGCTGCCGGAAAAAAAGCGATCATGTTAGGAGTGGAAAACGGATATGCGATAGGCAAGGACATCGAGAACATCGCCCGCTTCCGTAAAATGGGAGTTTCTTATATCACCCTCTGTCACAATGGAAGTAACGACATATGCGACTCGGCAAGAGGAGACGCGGAATGGAACGGTCTCAGTCCTTTCGGGAAAGAAGTCGTCCGTAAAATGAATGAATCGGGCATACTGGTCGACATCTCGCATGCCGCGGAAAGCACGTTCTACGACGCGCTCGAAACAAGTGCCTATCCGATCATAGCTTCCCATTCTTCTGCCCGAGCGCTTTGCAACCATCCACGAAACCTGACGGACGAACAACTGAAAGCATTGGCCAAACAGGGTGGTGTCGCACAGATATGCCTCTACAAAGGATTTATCAACGAAGAAGCCGAAAAAGCTTCTCTGACCGATGCGATCCGCCATATCGACCATATCGTAGACCTGATCGGGATCGACCATGTCGGGATCGGCTCCGATTTCGACGGTGACGGCGAACTGATCGGTTGCCGAGCAAGCAACGAATTGATAAACATCACCATGCGTCTTTTAAAAGAAGGATATACAGAAAATGATATTGCTAAAATATGGGGAGGCAACCTGTTGCGCGTAATGAACAAAGCGCAATCCGCTCCCGATAATTCCTTATAA
- the gyrB gene encoding DNA topoisomerase (ATP-hydrolyzing) subunit B, with product MSEEIKNTSTEYSADSIQVLEGLEAVRKRPSMYIGDTSEKGLHHLVYEVVDNSIDEALAGFCTQVDVVINEDNSISVTDDGRGIPVDIHEKEGVSALEVVLTVLHAGGKFDKGSYKVSGGLHGVGVSCVNALSTYLKAEVRRDGKIHMQEFSCGKPLHSIEVIGETDVTGTTIMFKPDGSIFSVTEYKYEILATRLRELAFLNAGITLSLTDKRVVKEDGNYKSEIFHSDEGLKEFVRYIDRSKEQLIPDVIHIVTEKQGIPVEVAMTYNTSFNESVFSYVNDINTIEGGTHLAGFRRGLTRTLKKYADDSKLLEKAKVEISGDDFREGLTAVISIKVAEPQFEGQTKTKLGNNEVTGAVDQAIGEALGYYLEEHPKEAKIIVDKVILAAQARQAARKARELVQRKSPMTGGGLPGKLADCSSKDAALCELFLVEGDSAGGTAKQGRDRNFQAILPLRGKILNVEKAMDHKVFESEEIQNIFRAMGVTIGTEEDPKELNLSKLRYHKVIIMTDADVDGSHIATLILTFFFRRMRALIENGYVYLATPPLYLCKKGKVEEYCWTDQQRQAFIDKYGGGNENQVHTQRYKGLGEMNDHQLWDTTMNPENRTLKQITIDSAAEADQIFSMLMGEDVGPRREFIEENATYANIDA from the coding sequence ATGAGTGAAGAAATTAAGAATACTTCCACAGAGTACTCTGCGGATAGTATTCAGGTACTTGAAGGGTTAGAGGCAGTGCGTAAACGACCGTCCATGTATATTGGCGATACCAGCGAGAAAGGTCTCCACCATTTAGTATACGAAGTTGTTGACAACTCTATTGACGAAGCACTGGCCGGATTTTGTACCCAAGTTGACGTAGTGATAAACGAAGATAACTCCATCTCTGTAACAGACGATGGTCGTGGTATTCCGGTAGATATTCATGAGAAAGAAGGCGTGTCAGCGCTTGAAGTCGTATTGACCGTGCTCCACGCGGGAGGTAAATTCGACAAAGGCTCTTACAAGGTTTCAGGGGGATTGCACGGTGTAGGCGTATCCTGCGTAAACGCACTTTCCACTTACCTAAAAGCAGAAGTCCGCCGCGACGGAAAGATCCACATGCAGGAATTCTCCTGCGGTAAGCCGCTTCATTCCATTGAGGTGATCGGCGAGACAGATGTGACCGGTACAACCATCATGTTTAAACCAGACGGAAGCATCTTCTCCGTAACCGAATATAAGTACGAAATCTTAGCTACACGTTTGCGCGAGTTGGCATTCCTGAATGCAGGTATCACACTTAGCCTGACAGACAAACGCGTTGTGAAGGAAGACGGCAACTACAAATCTGAAATATTCCATTCGGACGAAGGCTTGAAAGAATTTGTTCGCTATATCGACCGTTCCAAAGAGCAGCTGATCCCGGACGTGATCCATATTGTTACGGAAAAACAGGGCATTCCTGTTGAAGTCGCCATGACTTACAATACTTCATTCAACGAAAGCGTATTTTCGTATGTAAACGATATCAATACCATAGAAGGAGGTACTCACCTGGCCGGTTTCCGCCGCGGTTTGACACGTACGCTGAAAAAATATGCTGACGACTCCAAGCTGCTTGAAAAAGCAAAGGTTGAAATCTCCGGCGATGACTTCCGTGAAGGTCTGACAGCAGTCATTTCCATCAAGGTAGCAGAACCACAGTTCGAAGGACAGACCAAGACGAAGTTGGGAAACAACGAAGTAACCGGTGCCGTAGACCAGGCCATCGGCGAAGCATTAGGCTACTACCTGGAAGAACATCCTAAGGAAGCCAAAATAATTGTCGACAAAGTGATCTTGGCAGCCCAGGCACGCCAGGCAGCCCGTAAAGCCCGCGAACTGGTACAACGCAAATCACCGATGACAGGCGGCGGACTCCCCGGCAAATTGGCCGACTGTTCTTCAAAAGACGCTGCACTCTGCGAGTTGTTCCTCGTCGAAGGGGACTCTGCAGGTGGCACAGCCAAGCAGGGACGCGACCGTAACTTCCAGGCCATCCTGCCGCTTCGCGGTAAGATCCTGAACGTCGAAAAGGCGATGGACCACAAAGTATTCGAAAGCGAAGAAATCCAGAATATCTTCCGTGCAATGGGTGTTACCATCGGTACCGAAGAAGATCCAAAAGAATTGAACCTAAGCAAGCTACGCTATCACAAGGTAATTATCATGACCGATGCCGATGTGGACGGAAGCCACATTGCCACCTTGATTCTTACTTTCTTCTTCCGCCGTATGCGCGCGCTGATCGAAAACGGATATGTCTATCTGGCTACCCCTCCTCTCTACCTGTGCAAGAAAGGCAAAGTGGAAGAATATTGCTGGACCGACCAACAACGTCAGGCATTTATCGACAAATATGGCGGCGGTAACGAAAACCAGGTTCACACACAGCGATATAAAGGTTTGGGAGAAATGAACGACCATCAGTTGTGGGATACGACCATGAACCCGGAAAACCGTACGCTGAAACAGATCACGATCGACAGTGCAGCCGAAGCAGACCAGATATTCTCCATGTTGATGGGTGAAGATGTCGGCCCACGCCGCGAGTTCATCGAGGAAAACGCAACATACGCGAATATTGATGCGTAA
- the rpsT gene encoding 30S ribosomal protein S20: MANHKSSIKRIRQTNAKRLHNRYYAKTARNAMRVLRATEDKNEAQVLFPKVCSMLDKLAKKHIIHKNKAGNLKSKLAKHVNTLAK, translated from the coding sequence ATGGCAAATCACAAGTCATCAATTAAGAGAATCAGACAGACCAACGCAAAACGTCTGCATAACAGATATTATGCTAAGACTGCAAGAAATGCAATGAGAGTTTTGCGTGCTACTGAAGACAAGAACGAAGCTCAGGTTCTGTTCCCGAAGGTGTGCTCTATGTTGGACAAGCTTGCTAAAAAACACATTATTCACAAGAATAAAGCTGGCAACTTGAAGTCCAAATTAGCAAAGCACGTTAACACACTTGCGAAATAA
- a CDS encoding DUF2721 domain-containing protein, with product MQELTLTTPSLLFSAVSLILLAYTNRFISYASLVRTLKEKHQQTHDPKNVAQIANLRKRLYLTRSMQILGLLSLLFCVVSMFFIYISWQIIAAWIFGIGLLLLAASLCVCIWEINISVNALEIHLQDMSSK from the coding sequence ATGCAAGAACTCACGCTCACAACCCCATCATTGCTGTTTTCGGCAGTATCACTTATCCTATTGGCCTATACAAACCGGTTCATTTCGTATGCAAGCCTCGTACGCACATTGAAAGAAAAGCATCAACAGACACACGACCCGAAAAACGTCGCCCAGATAGCCAACCTCAGGAAACGGTTATACCTGACACGCTCCATGCAAATATTAGGGCTACTCAGCCTACTCTTTTGTGTAGTTTCGATGTTCTTCATCTATATCTCATGGCAAATCATAGCCGCCTGGATATTCGGGATAGGATTACTCCTGTTGGCAGCTTCGCTATGCGTATGTATTTGGGAAATAAACATTTCCGTTAATGCATTAGAGATACACTTACAGGATATGAGTTCCAAATAG
- the recO gene encoding DNA repair protein RecO — protein sequence MLCKTRGIVLHSIPYNDKYSIIYMYTEAFGRASYLVARSRGKKSSVSKALFMPLSVVEMEVEHLNKRDLHRIRETKLCYPLTEVFCNPVKNVLALFLSEVLFRVVKETEPDPHLFEYLSESIQLLELSDKGVANFHLVFLLRLLHYLGIYPNVESYVTGSCFDMLNGVFVDRIPMHRHYLNPQESVVFVRLLKISFENMSLYSFSRQDRVSVINRILEYYRLHLPDFPEIKSLSVMQSLFD from the coding sequence ATGTTGTGTAAAACGCGCGGGATTGTCCTGCATTCCATTCCATATAATGATAAGTACTCCATTATATATATGTACACGGAGGCTTTCGGGCGTGCTTCTTATTTGGTTGCCCGTTCTCGTGGAAAGAAATCTTCTGTCTCGAAAGCGTTGTTTATGCCTCTTTCGGTAGTGGAGATGGAGGTGGAGCATCTGAATAAGCGTGATTTGCATCGTATCCGTGAAACGAAACTTTGCTATCCATTAACGGAAGTGTTCTGTAATCCGGTGAAAAATGTACTTGCGCTTTTCCTTTCCGAGGTCCTTTTCCGTGTGGTGAAGGAGACGGAGCCGGACCCGCACCTTTTCGAGTATTTATCCGAGTCGATACAATTGTTGGAGCTTTCGGATAAGGGAGTCGCGAACTTTCATTTGGTCTTTCTGCTGCGGCTCTTGCATTATCTGGGGATATACCCGAATGTCGAATCTTATGTGACAGGTTCCTGCTTCGATATGTTGAATGGTGTGTTTGTCGATCGTATACCGATGCACCGCCATTATCTGAACCCGCAGGAGAGTGTGGTTTTTGTCCGGTTACTGAAGATCAGTTTCGAGAATATGTCGTTGTATTCTTTTTCCCGGCAGGATCGTGTGAGCGTAATAAACCGTATTCTTGAATATTATCGTCTGCATTTGCCGGATTTTCCCGAAATAAAGTCCTTGTCCGTCATGCAAAGTCTGTTCGATTAG
- a CDS encoding IclR family transcriptional regulator — protein sequence MIQVINRALNILEILAQEPDKEFGLSEIATTVELNAGTCANILKTLVYRNYVEQSGTKKGYKLGYMVYQLTRDNSYNTELINASKVAMDNLRDSINETVILSVIKGNKRILLNESQCTHEIQVRTTNESSVYRATTGRMILAHYSPKELNDFIDKIGLPTEEEWPEVKTKSELIQLLNDIRTKNIELSWNKNHVVGLATPILKKGKVIASLGIYLPDIRFGKSEKNNIIKQLKKTTDLINEKINATTK from the coding sequence ATGATACAAGTTATAAACAGAGCCTTGAATATTCTCGAAATATTAGCACAAGAGCCAGACAAAGAATTCGGACTATCCGAAATCGCTACTACTGTAGAATTGAATGCGGGAACTTGCGCCAATATCCTAAAAACACTTGTATATCGCAACTACGTTGAACAATCCGGCACAAAGAAAGGATACAAGTTAGGATACATGGTTTATCAACTCACACGTGATAATTCTTATAATACGGAACTCATCAATGCGTCAAAAGTCGCAATGGACAATCTACGTGACAGTATCAACGAAACTGTAATATTATCTGTGATAAAAGGAAACAAAAGAATCTTGCTGAACGAATCGCAATGCACACATGAAATTCAAGTTCGAACGACCAACGAGTCTTCCGTATACAGAGCCACGACGGGGCGCATGATTCTGGCACATTATTCTCCTAAAGAGTTAAACGATTTTATCGATAAGATCGGATTACCAACAGAAGAAGAATGGCCGGAAGTCAAAACAAAATCCGAACTAATCCAACTACTAAACGATATACGAACTAAGAACATCGAACTTTCATGGAATAAAAACCACGTAGTAGGCTTGGCCACTCCCATCCTAAAAAAAGGAAAAGTTATAGCAAGTCTTGGTATTTACCTGCCAGACATACGCTTCGGCAAATCGGAAAAGAATAACATCATAAAGCAGTTGAAAAAGACGACTGACCTTATCAATGAAAAAATTAATGCGACAACCAAATAG